Proteins found in one Pelobates fuscus isolate aPelFus1 chromosome 10, aPelFus1.pri, whole genome shotgun sequence genomic segment:
- the AICDA gene encoding single-stranded DNA cytosine deaminase — translation MHASSSLLLKRNKFLYHFKNLRWARGRHETYLCYIVKRRYSSVSCAMDFGYVRNRHGCHAEMLFLRYLSDWVGQDPYRAFRVTWFTSWSPCWDCSKRTAEFLLDHPNLSLRIFSARLYFCEERNAEPDGLRKLQKAGVRLAVMSYKDYFYCWNTFVESREKKFEAWDGLHENSVRLARKLRRILQPPYDMEDVREAFDLLGL, via the exons ATGCATGCTTCCTCCAGCCTCCTGTTGAAACGCAATAAATTCCTGTACCACTTTAAGAATCTTCGCTGGGCGCGGGGCCGACATGAGACCTATTTGTGTTATATTGTCAAACGGCGCTACAGCTCGGTCTCCTGTGCAATGGATTTTGGATATGTTCGCAATCGCCATGGCTGTCATGCCGAGATGTTGTTCCTGCGGTACCTGTCAGACTGGGTGGGGCAGGACCCATACCGCGCATTTCGAGTCACCTGGTTTACGTCATGGAGTCCATGCTGGGACTGCTCTAAACGCACTGCAGAgttcctcctggaccaccccaaTCTCAGCTTGCGCATCTTCTCTGCACGCCTATACTTCTGTGAAGAGCGCAATGCAGAGCCTGATGGGCTGCGGAAACTGCAGAAAGCAGGAGTGCGGCTGGCGGTGATGAGCTACAAAG attatttttattgttggaaCACATTCGTGGAATCACGTGAAAAGAAATTTGAGGCTTGGGATGGGTTGCATGAGAATTCAGTGAGATTGGCTCGAAAACTCAGACGTATTTTACAG CCTCCATATGACATGGAAGATGTCCGAGAGGCCTTTGATCTCCTTGGACTCTAA